The genome window CTAGTTCGAGACAGCACCCACCCCAGTTACCTGTTCACGCTGTCAGTCAAGACCACCCGCGGCCCCACCAACGTGCGCATTGAGTATGCCGACTCCAGCTTCCGCCTGGACTCGAACTGCTTGTCCAGGCCACGCATCCTGGCCTTCCCAGACGTGGTCAGCCTTGTGCAGCACTACGTGGCCTCCTGTGCTGCTGACACTCGAAGTGACAGCCCTGATCCtgctcccggcccagccctgcctgtccccAAGGAAGATACGCCCGGTGACCCTGCGCTGCCTGCCCCCGTGGCCACTGCCGTGCACCTGAAACTGGTGCAGCCCTTTGTGCGCAGAAGCAGCgcccgcagcctgcagcacctcTGTCGCCTTGTCATCAACCGCCTGGTGACCGACGTGGACTGCCTGCCGCTGCCCCAGCGCATGGCTGACTACCTCCGACAGTACCCCTTCCGGCTCTGActgagcccacacctgccccgccccacctggCCACAACGCTGGAGGGGACACTGGCCCCAGCTGgtcttgggttcctgctgtcccTTCTCCAGCCCCCCCGGTACCTGTGTGCATCTGGCAGCTACACCAGGAAGAGCCAGCAGGGAGCAAGCCAGGGGCTAGGGTGGGGGGAGGTGTCACACAGCTTGGAGGCCGGCATCCCCAGGCCCCTGTGGCTCCACTGTGGTGAGCCTTGTGtcagaggagagaggcaggcaggaccTGTCTCACCCTGTGGACCAGGCCCAGGCCCCCACTCactggcctgccccagccacctGAACTGTGCAgacttgtccagccctggtttCTCAATCcacaggctggggcaggccccTACTGAcctccagcctctgcttctgggagggcagtgggagtgACAGTCCCCCTTGTcggggagtgggccaggctgaggggcTGCACAATtcaacagtatttatttatttattctccatGGGGGTGGTCTCAGGGTTGAGccaccctgcctctctgccctgaGCCCTAGGTGGTCCAGAGACCCCAGCTCCATGCCAGCTTCCTGGTTCTTCCCCGCAGACAAGGCCCCTCCTGAGACATGTCCTGGGTGTCCTGGCACTGACTCACCTGTGAATGTGTCCTCTCCCTCTCGCCCCAGCCCTGTCTTGGGAGGGTGGGCATGTGGGAAACGGAGCCAGGGCCTCGGTCCCCAGCAGAGCCCTGGCTCACCCCCGGGCAGGGCAGAGCCCTGTCTGCACAGAGCTGGTCTCCTGTGGCGCAGGCCCTGTGCGGGTGTGGGTGTTGTGTCGGGAAGTAGGGTGCTGGTGCGAGGGctgtgctgctgcacctgctttgtgctcaggagagagggagagaaatacgCAACTGATGAgactttataaaataattatcatgACACAAAAACCAGTTTAgtgatctttttttcttccactgatttttcTGTAATGACAATAAACTTGTACCTTTCATTTATGGAGCCCTCGGGGGCCTCTTTGAAATTCTGTCCGTGGCTTTTCCCCTTTGATCCTGTTATCCTGACCCCGTTTTACCTCTGGGCTAGCCAAGGCCCAGAGACTTACTGTGGCTGAGCAGTCCCTGCTGGGGGGGTCAGGGGTGTGGGACACAGGAGCAGCCCTTCTCTCACCTCTTCTTGTTCCCCGTGAGgaatgggaggcagaggtgaaagCCAGCTGGATCactgcccaggcccctgccaagtgggggtggggtggggtgccagAAGGGCACCAGACCCAGGTGTGTAAACAAGGGAATGCCAGTTCAGAGGGCCAGCGGGGCGAGTGCTGTGGTCCACTCCTGGGGACAGAGTCTCTTGAGTTGAGCAAACTAACAGCAAAGGCAGGGCCAGTGAGGGTGAAGGTGCTGAGGCATGACTGGGAACCTCGTATTCCCGACGccaggaggcctggggagggctcGTTCTGTGCAGGGGTGCAGTTGAGTTGGGGATGGTGGCCAGAGAGCTGATAGGTTCTGGCCACAGATGGGGATGGTAGGGCTGGGGGACCCTATCCTCCCACTCAGGGTCCTGCACCTGacgcctgccccctccctccagtTA of Oryctolagus cuniculus chromosome 10, mOryCun1.1, whole genome shotgun sequence contains these proteins:
- the CISH gene encoding cytokine-inducible SH2-containing protein isoform X1, with the translated sequence MVLCVEGPCPLLAVEQIGQRPLWARSLELPGPAMQPLPAVAFLEEVAEETPAQPESESKVLDPEEDLMCIAKTFSYLRESGWYWGSITASEARQHLQKMPEGTFLVRDSTHPSYLFTLSVKTTRGPTNVRIEYADSSFRLDSNCLSRPRILAFPDVVSLVQHYVASCAADTRSDSPDPAPGPALPVPKEDTPGDPALPAPVATAVHLKLVQPFVRRSSARSLQHLCRLVINRLVTDVDCLPLPQRMADYLRQYPFRL